AAAAAGGCCGGCTTGATTTCGCTTTATGGATAAAAGCCAAGCCCGAGCACATTATGCGCTGGCCCTCGCCGTGGGGATGGGGTTTTCCGGGCTGGCACATTGAGTGTTCAGCTATGAGTATGAAATACCTTGGTGAAACATTCGATATACATGGAGGAGGTATGGATCTGATCGCTACGCATCATACAAACGAAGTGGCTCAATCAGTTGCGTGCAATCATAAAGAACCCGTTAAGTACTGGATGCATACCAACATGCTTACCGTTAATGGTGTCCGCATGTCAAAATCGGCCGGAAACGGTTTTTTACCGGGCGAGTTGTTTACCGGCAATCATCCGCTGCTCGAAAGAGGTTATCCGCCGATGGTTGTGAGATTCTTTATGCTGCAAACCCATTACAGGAGTACACTCGATTTTTCAAATGAAGCATTACAGGCATCTGAAAAAGGTTTTGAACGTTTGATGAGCGCGATCAATTTGTTGGAAAAGTTAAAAGTGTCTCAACACTCTTCGTTCAATATGGCAGAGTTCAGGAAAAAGTGTTACGATGCGATGAATGATGATTTTAATAGTCCTGTTTTGATCGCTCATTTGTTTGACGGGGTGCGTGTCATTAATTCAATCAATGATGGTAAAGAGACCATTTCATCCGCCGATCTTGTTAGCCTTAAAAAAATATATAATGAACTTGTGTATGATGTGTTTGGTTTAAAGCAGGAAACCGGATCTCACGATACTGATGAACTGGCGATAAACCTGATGAATGCTGTTCTTGCTATCCGTAAGGCGGTTCGGGCTAAAAAAGATTTTACAACCTCCGATCTCATCCGGGATGAGCTGAAAAAAATAAATATAATTATTAAGGACACAAAAGATGGGGTTGTTTGGGAGAAGGAATGATCGGTTATCGGTTATCGGTTGTTGGTTATCGGTTGGAGTGCCGTTGGCTTTTTTGTGCTCATGTTCAACCGATCCCCAACCTGAAGTAAAAAGTGTTGAACCTCCTCCTGTATCAGTAAATAGAATTCCTACCCCTGAGTTCAATTCTGATTCCGCTTATTTATTCACCAAACAGCAGGTTGATTTTGGTCCGCGTGTGCCGGGAACTCCTGCGCATGCAAAGTGTGCCGATTATTTGGTAAACAAGTTAAAGTCTTATAAGTTAGATGTAATGGTGCAGAGTGGTGTAGTGCAAACCTTCGACCAAAAGCAGTTCAGGCTAAAAAATATAATTGCGAGTTATAAACCCGGATTGAATGATCGTATATTACTGTGCGCGCACTGGGATGCCCGCCCGTTTGCAGATTCAGATACAAAAGACCGTGATAAACCTATAGATGCCGCAAATGATGGCGCTGCAGGGGTTGCAGTATTGATGGAGATTGCCCGGCAGCTGAGTTCCGCTAATCCGGGTATTGGTATCGACATTATTTTATTTGACCTGGAAGATTACGGTAATAACGGCGACCAGAAAAGCTGGTGTCTTGGCTCACAATACTGGAGCCGTAATCTGCACAAGCCGGGCTATTCGGCCAGGTTTGGTATTTTGCTGGATATGGTTGGCGCTGCCAATGCCACATTTCCAAAGGAAGCAAATTCCGTGGAGTTTGCGCCGATGATAGTTAATAAGGTATGGAGCATAGCGGCCAACCTGGGGTATTCAAATTATTTCATTGATGAAACAATTTCGTTTGTGGGTATTGATGATCATATCTGGGTAAACAAAGCCGGTATACCTTGCATAGATATCATTCAGTATGATAAGGCTGTGGGTGGTTTCGGTAAATACCATCATACCCATGATGATAACATGAGCATTATTGATAAGAATACGCTGAACGCTGTGGGTCAGACTTTGCTGGAGGTCATTTTTAGCGAAAAAGGATACCAGTAAGTTTTCAACAATTTAAATGACTTAATAACAGGCGGATGGAAATGCGTATTCTGTTTTTTATATTGTGGCCCTCAAATATAAAACCTCAAAACACGTGATCAGAAGGATGCAGTTAATGTTGGCTTTAGCGGTGAGTATACTTACAACTGCTTCAGCTCAATCAACCCTCACTGCCGGATATATCATTACTGCGAAAGGTGATACATTAAAGGGGCAGGTTAAGTTCAACCCCAAGAATGATCTGCTTTTGTACGATGCCATCACATTTCAGACAAATGCTGCGGATAAAAAATCGTACCGCGCGAATAAAATAAAGGAGTATTCTTTTGATGGAAATGTTTTTGTTTCTCGTTTGATTGATGATAAGCCTGTTTTTGTGAAACGTTTGTCAGCTGGTGCCGTTAATCTGTACGAATATAAAATGGAAGAGTATTTTATGAATAATATCCATTTACGGGTCGATTATTACATGGAAAAGTTGGGTGATTCTGAATTGATCCATATACGGGAGTCGAAATTTAAAAGGCAATTGACGGAAGCTTTGAGTGATGATCAGGATCTGATCAAGGACATCCAGGAAAAGAAATATGATTACGAAAATATTGTAGATATATTCGAACAATACAATAAGAATAAAGACAAAAAGGGGTAAACAATTGTGTTAACTGATCGACCCCGGCTTTCCAGGTCGGGGTTTTTTCTTTATGGTCATTATCGAAAAAACTATACATTAGCATATCAATCAGTATACTATGTCTGAAAATAAAAAGAAGCTTTTTTTGCTCGATGCGATGGCGCTTGTTTACCGTGCTTATTTCGCGTTCAGTAATAACCATCGGGTTAATTCCAAAGGGTTAAATACATCCGCCATTTTTGGTTTCACTAACACCCTGCTCGAAATATTAAAAAAGGAGAAACCAAGCCATATAGCTGTGGTGTTTGACACAGCTGCCCCTACTGCCCGCCATGTAGAGTTTGAAGCGTATAAAGCGCATCGCGAAGAAATGCCCGAGGATCTTTCCAAAGCCATTCCCTATATCTATCGCCTTGTAGAGTGTTTTAATATTCCCGTTATTACAAAAGATGGTTTCGAAGCCGATGATATCATCGGTACCCTCGCTAAGAAGGCCGAGCAGCATGGATTCATAACATATATGATGACACCTGATAAAGATTTCGGGCAGCTGGTTTCGGACAAAATATTTATTTATAAGCCGGCGAGGCTTGGAAATGGTGCGGAAATTTTAGGTGTTCCTGAAATATTAAAAAAGTGGGATATCAAGCGTATAGATCAACTGATAGATGTTTTAGGTTTGATGGGCGATGCAGCGGATAATATTCCCGGCATTCCGGGGGTAGGAGAAAAGACGGCTATTCAGCTCATTAAAGAATATGATACAATTGAGAATTTGCTGAAGAATACGGATAAGTTGAAGGGTAAGCTTAAAGAAAAAGTCGAGAATAACGTTGAGAAGGCTAAGCAGTCAAAATGGCTTGCGACAATTATTTGTGATGTACCTGTTGAGTTTGATGAGAAAAGTCTTGCGCTTAAAGAGCCCGATAAGGATGCGTTACGCGAGTTGTTTACAGAACTTGAGTTCAGACGATTGGTCCAGCAGGTTCTGGGAGAAGATATTCCGGAGCCGCAAGTCACCAAGAGGCAGGAAGTATCCGGCGGTCGTGAAAAGAAAGCTGCCAAAAGCGATAATGGTCAGATAGATATTTTCGCTCAAGCCGGTTCTCTTGTCCCTTCTTTGGCGGCTATAGAGGAGGATATAGCTGTGGAAACTGAAGAAGAGGCAAAAGTGCATCACACTATTCAGGATACACCTCACAGCTATCACCTTGTCGATACCACGGAAAAACGGCAGAAGTTGATTAAAGATCTGACCGCTCAAAAAGCAATTTGTTTTGATACTGAGACAACGGGTGTCGACGCGCACAATGCTGAGCTGGTTGGCTTGTCATTTGCCTGGAAAGCGCACGAGGCTTATTATGTTGTAATACCCCAGGCGTACCATGATGCACAACAGGTGGTTGATGAGTTTAAGCCGTTGTTCGCGAATGAGTCTATTACTAAGATCGGGCAGAATATAAAATATGATATGTCAATCTTGAAGTGGTATGGCTTAGAAGTGAAGGGTAAATTATTTGATACAATGCTGGCGCATTTTCTTATTCAACCCGATATGCGTCATGGCATGAATGTGCTTGCTGAGGCTTACCTGAATTATTCCCCCGTATCCATTGAAACATTGATCGGAAAAAAGGGTAAAGAGCAAAAAAGTATGCGTGATGTACCTG
This Bacteroidota bacterium DNA region includes the following protein-coding sequences:
- a CDS encoding cysteine--tRNA ligase, which translates into the protein MEPLIIYNTLTRQKETFSPINPPFVGMYVCGPTVYSDVHLGNCRTFISFDLIYRYLLHAGYKVRYVRNITDAGHLEGDRDEGEDKFAKKAKLEQVEPMEIVQKYTVGFHEVLRMFNALPPGIEPTATGHISEQIEMTKKIIEQGYAYETNGTVYFDVEKYCRKNNYGVLSNRNLDDLLNNTRELSGQDEKKGRLDFALWIKAKPEHIMRWPSPWGWGFPGWHIECSAMSMKYLGETFDIHGGGMDLIATHHTNEVAQSVACNHKEPVKYWMHTNMLTVNGVRMSKSAGNGFLPGELFTGNHPLLERGYPPMVVRFFMLQTHYRSTLDFSNEALQASEKGFERLMSAINLLEKLKVSQHSSFNMAEFRKKCYDAMNDDFNSPVLIAHLFDGVRVINSINDGKETISSADLVSLKKIYNELVYDVFGLKQETGSHDTDELAINLMNAVLAIRKAVRAKKDFTTSDLIRDELKKINIIIKDTKDGVVWEKE
- a CDS encoding M28 family peptidase, translated to MGLFGRRNDRLSVIGCWLSVGVPLAFLCSCSTDPQPEVKSVEPPPVSVNRIPTPEFNSDSAYLFTKQQVDFGPRVPGTPAHAKCADYLVNKLKSYKLDVMVQSGVVQTFDQKQFRLKNIIASYKPGLNDRILLCAHWDARPFADSDTKDRDKPIDAANDGAAGVAVLMEIARQLSSANPGIGIDIILFDLEDYGNNGDQKSWCLGSQYWSRNLHKPGYSARFGILLDMVGAANATFPKEANSVEFAPMIVNKVWSIAANLGYSNYFIDETISFVGIDDHIWVNKAGIPCIDIIQYDKAVGGFGKYHHTHDDNMSIIDKNTLNAVGQTLLEVIFSEKGYQ
- the polA gene encoding DNA polymerase I; translation: MSENKKKLFLLDAMALVYRAYFAFSNNHRVNSKGLNTSAIFGFTNTLLEILKKEKPSHIAVVFDTAAPTARHVEFEAYKAHREEMPEDLSKAIPYIYRLVECFNIPVITKDGFEADDIIGTLAKKAEQHGFITYMMTPDKDFGQLVSDKIFIYKPARLGNGAEILGVPEILKKWDIKRIDQLIDVLGLMGDAADNIPGIPGVGEKTAIQLIKEYDTIENLLKNTDKLKGKLKEKVENNVEKAKQSKWLATIICDVPVEFDEKSLALKEPDKDALRELFTELEFRRLVQQVLGEDIPEPQVTKRQEVSGGREKKAAKSDNGQIDIFAQAGSLVPSLAAIEEDIAVETEEEAKVHHTIQDTPHSYHLVDTTEKRQKLIKDLTAQKAICFDTETTGVDAHNAELVGLSFAWKAHEAYYVVIPQAYHDAQQVVDEFKPLFANESITKIGQNIKYDMSILKWYGLEVKGKLFDTMLAHFLIQPDMRHGMNVLAEAYLNYSPVSIETLIGKKGKEQKSMRDVPVETLVDYAAEDADVTLQLKEKFGSMLADVHATKLFEEVEIPLIPVLSAMEAEGIRLDTDALKQISAGLETDIVTVENEIKKLAGTPFNISSPKQVGEILFEVLKIVEKPKKTKTGQYATGEDVLTKLANKHEIVRRILDYRELVKLKNTYVDTLPLLVNPRTGRIHTTYNQVVAVTGRLSSDNPNLQNIPIRTDRGREIRKAFVARSEQFILLSADYSQIELRIMAELSKDPAMIEAFNSGQDIHAATAAKVYGVESDKVTGDMRRNAKMVNFGIIYGISAFGLSERLNIPRKEAATIIENYFQKYPQVKEYMDMSIENARSKGYVETILGRRRYLRDINSNNATVRGFAERNAINAPIQGSAADMIKLAMINIHNDLTSKKLRSKMLLQVHDELVFDVHKEELETIKPIVEHHMKTALPMAVPIEVGMGTGNNWLLAH